A single Lolium perenne isolate Kyuss_39 chromosome 6, Kyuss_2.0, whole genome shotgun sequence DNA region contains:
- the LOC127307067 gene encoding succinate--CoA ligase [ADP-forming] subunit beta, mitochondrial, whose protein sequence is MVRGSLGRLASRALSVGGKWQHQQLRRLNIHEYQGADLMGKFGINVPKGAVVGSVQEVKEVLKNVFPSEKEIVVKSQILAGGRGLGTFKSGLQGGVHIVKAEEAESLAAKMLNQVLVTKQTGPQGKVVGKVYLCEKMSLVNEMYFAITLDRQTAGPLIIACGKGGTSIEDLAEKYPDMIIKVPVDVFKGITDEDAGKVVDGLAPKTADRQSSIEQIKKLYELFCKSDCTMLEINPLAETADKKLVAADAKLNFDDNAAFRQKEIFALRDTTQEDPREVAAAKADLNYIGLDGEIGCMVNGAGLAMATMDIIKLHGGTPANFLDVGGSASEGQVVEAFKILTSDDRVKAILVNIFGGIMKCDVIASGIVNAAKQVDLKVPVVVRLEGTNVDQGKRILKESGLTLITAEDLDDAAEKAVKAYAK, encoded by the exons TCGGCGGCAAATGGCAGCACCAGCAGCTCCGCCGCCTCAACATCCACGAGTACCAG GGCGCGGACTTGATGGGGAAGTTCGGGATCAACGTGCCCAAGGGCGCGGTGGTGGGGTCCGTGCAGGAGGTCAAGGAGGTTCTGAAGAACGTCTTCCCCAGTGAGAAGGAG ATCGTTGTGAAAAGCCAAATCCTTGCTGGTGGCCGTGGATTGGGAACTTTCAAAAGTGGACTGCAGGGCGGCGTTCATATTGTTAAGGCTGAGGAGGCTGAAAGCCTAGCAG CTAAAATGCTTAACCAGGTTCTGGTAACAAAACAAACTGGTCCACAGGGGAAGGTTGTGGGCAAG GTCTACTTATGTGAGAAAATGTCACTTGTTAATGAGATGTACTTTGCCATCACCCTTGATAGGCAGACTGCTGGTCCA CTCATTATAGCCTGCGGCAAGGGAGGAACGAGCATTGAAGATCTTGCAGAGAAGTACCCTGATATGATCATTAAG gttcCTGTTGACGTATTCAAGGGAATCACTGATGAGGATGCAGGAAAAGTTGTTGATGGTCTGGCACCAAAGACAGCAGACAGACAATCTTCTATAGAACAGATTAAGAAGCTATATGAACTTTTCTGCAAGAGTGACTGCACAATGCTCGAG ATCAATCCTCTTGCTGAGACAGCTGACAAAAAGCTAGTTGCTGCTGATGCAAAGTTGAACTTTGATGATAATGCTGCATTTAGGCAGAAAGAAATATTTGCACTGCGTGATACAACACAGGAAGACCCCAGAGAG GTGGCCGCTGCTAAAGCAGATTTGAACTATATCGGGCTTGATGGAGAGATTGGTTGCATGGTGAATGGTGCAGGATTGGCAATGGCTACGATGGATATTATCAAGTTGCATGGTGGTACACCTGCCAATTTTCTTGATGTTGGTGGGAGTGCGTCAGAGGGACAG GTTGTGGAAGCTTTTAAGATATTGACTTCAGATGACAGAGTGAAGGCAATTCTAGTGAACATTTTTGGAGGTATCATGAAATGTGACGTGATAGCAAGTGGAATAGTAAATGCAGCTAAGCAG GTTGATCTTAAGGTCCCTGTTGTTGTCCGGCTAGAAGGCACCAACGTTGACCAAGGGAAGAGGATTCTTAAG GAAAGTGGATTGACATTGATCACTGCAGAGGATCTTGATGACGCAGCTGAGAAAGCCGTAAAAGCATATGCCAAATGA
- the LOC127307065 gene encoding long-chain-alcohol oxidase FAO2: MGEDKEQRRRGHPLLRGGGARTEPYTHGFSATQMLSLTAACGALVPSLPPDSGHSKAVRDFFLASAADPPIPDEVAQLMSAMCLREAQALVRTLLWLLSTRLGTLALCGARCLSPRFPFVRRFAEMPVERREDALRRWSRETVFPPLRLFFLLLKVFCLYVFYSLTDENSENPHWQAIGYSPPTDDDAFTEEEEEAKSTKRPLDDGVIETVHHTDASLAVALADKGLTVTDDTAPDVCRVDCDVAIVGSGCGGGVAAAVLAAAGHKVVVVEKGSYFTARDYTSLEGPSMSQLYERGGFVSTLSGSGLLLAGSTVGGGSAVNWSACIKTPDSVRGEWAGEHGLPLFASAEYTAAMDAVFKRLGVTSGCEEEGLQNKVLRMGCEKLGYKVEPVARNSSEGHFCGSCGYGCRTGDKRGTDTTWLVDAVARGAVILTGCKAEKLLFSDAVAARGSKKRCVGVVAASSNPKIARKLEVRAKVTVSACGSLLTPVLLRGSGLKNPHIGKNLHLHPIAMAWGYFPPDTPVPELQKGKMYEGGIITSLHKVEAGDGLPHRAILETPLMGVAAAGTQFPWVSGRDMKERMLKYGRTVHIFSLVRDRGSGTVHGERRIAYHMDPADRENQREGLRRALRVLVAAGATEVGTHRSDGQRLRCEGASEKALEEFLDGVTVVRGPQSKSETWSLCCTAHQMGSCRMGATAEDGAVDACGESWEAERLYVCDGSVLPSAVGVNPMITIQSVAYCLATGIAEQLKCDLYSGKN, translated from the exons ATGGGAGAGGACAAGGAGCAGAGGAGGCGGGGCCACCCTCTCCTGCGGGGAGGAGGCGCGAGGACGGAGCCCTACACGCACGGCTTCTCCGCCACCCAGATGCTGTCGCTCACGGCGGCCTGCGGTGCGCTGGTGCCGTCGCTGCCGCCCGACAGCGGCCACAGCAAGGCCGTCCGGGACTTCTTCCTCGCCTCCGCCGCCGACCCGCCCATCCCCGACGAG GTAGCGCAGCTGATGTCGGCAATGTGCCTCCGGGAGGCGCAGGCGCTGGTGCGGACGCTGCTGTGGCTGCTGAGCACGCGGCTGGGCACGCTGGCGCTGTGCGGCGCGCGGTGCCTGTCACCCCGGTTCCCGTTCGTGCGGAGGTTCGCGGAGATGCCCGTGGAGCGGCGGGAGGACGCGCTGCGGCGGTGGAGCCGGGAGACGGTGTTCCCGCCGCtgcgcctcttcttcctcctcctcaaggTCTTCTGCCTCTACGTCTTCTACTCCTTG ACCGACGAGAACTCGGAGAATCCGCACTGGCAAGCAATCGGATACAGCCCGCCCACCGACGACGACGCCTTcacggaagaagaagaagaagcaaagtCAACCAAGCGGCCACTGGACGACGGCGTGATCGAGACCGTCCACCACACGGACGCGTCCCTCGCGGTTGCCCTCGCCGACAAGGGCCTCACGGTCACCGATGACACGGCGCCGGACGTGTGCAGGGTCGACTGCGACGTGGCCATCGTCGGCTCGGGCTGCGGCGGGGGCGTGGCCGCCGCGGTGCTCGCGGCGGCAGGGCACAAGGTGGTGGTCGTGGAGAAGGGGAGCTACTTCACGGCGCGGGACTACACGTCCCTCGAGGGCCCGTCGATGAGCCAGCTGTACGAGCGCGGCGGGTTCGTGAGCACGCTCAGCGGCAGCGGGCTGCTCCTGGCCGGCTCCACCGTCGGCGGCGGCTCGGCCGTGAACTGGTCGGCCTGCATCAAGACGCCCGACAGCGTGCGCGGGGAGTGGGCGGGCGAGCACGGGCTCCCGCTCTTCGCCAGCGCGGAGTACACCGCGGCGATGGACGCGGTGTTCAAGCGGCTCGGCGTCACGTCGGGCTGCGAGGAGGAAGGGCTCCAGAACAAGGTGCTGCGCATGGGGTGCGAGAAGCTGGGGTACAAGGTGGAGCCGGTGGCCAGGAACTCGTCTGAGGGCCACTTCTGCGGCAGCTGCGGGTACGGCTGCCGCACCGGGGACAAGCGCGGCACGGACACGACGTGGCTGGTCGACGCCGTGGCCCGCGGCGCGGTGATCTTGACCGGGTGCAAGGCCGAGAAACTTCTGTTCAGCGACGCGGTCGCCGCGAGGGGGAGCAAGAAGAGGTGCGTCGGCGTGGTGGCTGCGAGCTCCAACCCGAAGATCGCGAGGAAGCTGGAGGTGCGCGCCAAGGTGACCGTCTCGGCGTGCGGCTCGCTGCTCACGCCGGTGCTGCTGCGCGGGAGCGGGCTCAAGAACCCGCACATCGGCAAGAACCTGCACCTCCACCCGATCGCCATGGCGTGGGGCTACTTCCCGCCGGACACGCCGGTCCCGGAGCTTCAGAAGGGCAAGATGTACGAGGGCGGCATCATCACGTCGCTGCACAAGGTGGAGGCCGGCGACGGGCTGCCGCACCGGGCCATCCTCGAGACGCCGCTGATGGGCGTGGCGGCCGCGGGGACGCAGTTCCCCTGGGTGTCCGGGCGGGACATGAAGGAGCGGATGCTCAAGTACGGCCGGACGGTGCACATCTTCTCGCTGGTCAGGGACCGCGGGTCGGGGACGGTGCACGGCGAGCGGCGGATCGCGTACCACATGGACCCGGCGGACAGGGAGAACCAGCGGGAGGGCCTGCGGCGCGCGCTGCGCGTCCTGGTGGCGGCCGGCGCGACGGAGGTCGGCACGCACCGGAGCGACGGGCAGAGGCTGAGATGCGAGGGGGCCTCCGAGAAGGCGCTCGAGGAGTTCCTGGACGGCGTGACGGTGGTGCGCGGGCCGCAGTCCAAGAGCGAGACGTGGAGCCTGTGCTGCACGGCGCACCAGATGGGCAGCTGCAGGATGGGCGCCACGGCCGAGGACGGCGCCGTCGACGCGTGTGGCGAGAGCTGGGAGGCGGAGCGGCTCTACGTGTGCGACGGCAGCGTCCTGCCGAGCGCGGTGGGCGTCAACCCCATGATCACCATACAGTCCGTGGCATACTGCCTCGCCACCGGCATCGCGGAGCAACTGAAATGCGATCTGTACTCCGGGAAGAACTAG